In Stutzerimonas stutzeri, a genomic segment contains:
- a CDS encoding YciC family protein yields the protein MNVLSILRDAWFFYSRNLASIARLCLPLIALESCTRLAVEHLFGKNVVPAQELLVGMIFYPLYIGALILFLDARSRGYSPALREVLARALPLWPSLAVLTGLGTLLIMLGASLFVLPGLWVMTKIAFAEYLLVLRGLSPLAALKESFRQTRGHFFLVLGCILAVLLPLWLLEAWLAAQFGTSEASPSLLAVLVDSAVGLLQLLATVVLFRCFMLCSEPAIGLDERG from the coding sequence ATGAATGTCCTGTCCATCCTCCGTGATGCTTGGTTCTTCTACTCCCGTAACCTGGCATCCATCGCGCGGCTCTGCCTGCCACTGATCGCACTGGAGAGTTGCACCCGTTTAGCCGTCGAGCATCTGTTCGGCAAGAATGTCGTGCCAGCGCAGGAATTGCTGGTTGGCATGATCTTCTACCCGCTCTATATCGGCGCACTGATCCTGTTCCTCGATGCCCGCAGCCGCGGATATTCGCCAGCGCTGCGCGAGGTACTGGCTCGCGCACTGCCGTTATGGCCGTCGCTGGCAGTGCTGACGGGGCTCGGCACCCTGCTGATCATGCTTGGCGCGTCGCTGTTCGTACTGCCGGGGCTCTGGGTGATGACCAAGATCGCCTTCGCCGAATACCTGCTGGTCCTGCGTGGCCTGAGCCCGTTGGCTGCGCTGAAAGAAAGCTTCCGGCAGACCCGCGGCCACTTTTTCCTCGTGCTCGGCTGCATCCTCGCCGTGCTGCTACCGCTGTGGCTTCTGGAAGCCTGGCTCGCCGCGCAATTTGGAACCAGCGAGGCGTCACCCAGCCTGCTGGCCGTGCTGGTCGATAGCGCTGTCGGTCTGCTGCAACTGCTGGCAACCGTGGTGCTGTTTCGCTGTTTCATGCTCTGCAGCGAGCCGGCTATCGGCCTCGACGAGAGAGGTTGA
- a CDS encoding VOC family protein, giving the protein MADQNPSILSHVSLGSNRFEQAAGFYDQVLATLGCKRIMAHPGAIAWGREYPEFWLQAPIDGQTATVGNGTHVGFFAASKASVDAFHRAALGAGAMDEGAPGPREEYGEPYYGCFVRDLDGHKIEAAFWDMTLMQ; this is encoded by the coding sequence ATGGCCGACCAGAACCCCAGCATCCTGTCCCACGTATCCCTCGGCAGTAACCGTTTCGAGCAAGCCGCAGGTTTCTATGACCAAGTCCTGGCGACCCTGGGCTGCAAGCGCATCATGGCCCACCCGGGGGCAATCGCCTGGGGCCGCGAGTACCCGGAATTCTGGCTGCAAGCGCCTATCGATGGCCAAACGGCAACTGTCGGCAACGGAACGCACGTCGGTTTCTTCGCGGCGAGCAAGGCGTCAGTCGATGCCTTTCATCGCGCCGCCCTGGGCGCTGGTGCAATGGACGAAGGCGCACCGGGGCCACGGGAAGAGTATGGCGAGCCTTACTATGGCTGCTTCGTGCGCGATCTCGATGGTCACAAGATCGAAGCCGCCTTCTGGGACATGACGTTGATGCAGTGA